A genomic segment from Thamnophis elegans isolate rThaEle1 chromosome 3, rThaEle1.pri, whole genome shotgun sequence encodes:
- the NPM1 gene encoding LOW QUALITY PROTEIN: nucleophosmin (The sequence of the model RefSeq protein was modified relative to this genomic sequence to represent the inferred CDS: inserted 1 base in 1 codon; deleted 2 bases in 1 codon), with translation MEDSDMDNMGSLRPQTFLFGCELKGDKPYHFKVNDEENEHQLSLRTVSLGVGAKDELHVVEAEALDYEGXPDKVTLASLKMSVQPTVSLGGFEITPPVILRLKSGSGPVYVSGQHLVALEEEPESEDEDEDKVEQNMVKRPGGVTLAKVPLKKARMADKDEDDEDDDDDDEEDDDEDEDEEEEEEDKTPQKKPARDSSVKKTPKSKQNGKDSKLATPKLTTSKLKTPESQKEKAPETPKTPRPAKSPKQFSIEEIKAKMQTTIEKGINLPKLEAKFANYIKSCYKAEDPKVIQELWQWKQSL, from the exons ATGGAGGACAGCGATATGGACAACATGGGCTCCCTCCGTCCGCAGACCTTCCTTTTCG GGTGTGAGTTGAAGGGAGACAAGCCATATCACTTTAAGGTGAATGATGAAGAAAACGAACATCAACTTTCTCTAAGAACG GTTAGCTTAGGAGTTGGTGCTAAAGATGAATTGCATGTTGTTGAAGCGGAAGCATTGGACTATGAAG AACCAGATAAAGTCACATTGGCTTCCTTGAAGATGTCGGTTCAGCCTACG GTTTCATTAGGTGGCTTTGAAATTACACCTCCAGTAATTCTGAGATTGAAAAGTGGTTCAGGGCCTGTTTATGTCAGTGGACAACACCTTGTAG CTTTAGAGGAAGAACCAGAATCTGAAGATGAGGATGAGGATAAAGTAGAACAAAATATGGTAAAAAGACCTGGAGGTGTGACATTAGCTAAAGTTCCCCTG AAAAAAGCAAGGATGGCAGACAAGGAT GAAGATGATGAAGatgacgacgatgatgatgaagaaga TGATGATGAAGAcgaggatgaagaggaggaggaggaagataagacTCCACAGAAAAAG CCTGCCAGAGATTCTTCTGTGAAGAAAACACCAAAATCAAAACAGAATGGAAAAGATTCTAAATTGGCAACACCAAAGTTGACAACATCCAAATTGAAA ACTCCAGAATCCCAAAAAGAAAAGGCACCAGAGACTCCCAAAACACCACGGCCTGCAAAATCACCCAAACAGTTCTCTATAGAGGAGATAAAAGCAAAAATGCAGACAACCATCGAAAAG GGAATCAATCTTCCTAAGTTAGAAGCCAAGTTTGCAAATTACATTAAGAGTTGTTACAAGGCTGAAGACCCGAAG GTGATTCAAGAGCTGTGGCAATGGAAGCAGTCTTTGTAA